A genomic segment from Nitrospirota bacterium encodes:
- a CDS encoding RNA-binding protein: MSTKLYVGNLSFQASESEVKDLFSQAGEVESVRIILDSYTDQPRGFGFVEMSSKADAEKAIAMFNGKEFMGRALTVNEARPQQKRERFGERGSRGGKRGRR; the protein is encoded by the coding sequence ATGAGCACAAAGCTTTATGTGGGAAATCTCTCCTTTCAGGCATCGGAGAGTGAGGTCAAAGATTTATTTTCACAGGCAGGGGAAGTTGAATCTGTAAGAATAATACTAGATTCATATACTGACCAGCCGAGAGGATTTGGTTTTGTTGAGATGTCCTCGAAGGCAGATGCCGAAAAAGCAATAGCCATGTTTAATGGTAAAGAATTTATGGGTAGGGCGCTGACAGTAAATGAAGCAAGACCCCAGCAGAAGAGAGAGCGATTTGGTGAAAGAGGCAGTAGAGGAGGAAAAAGAGGAAGGAGATAA
- a CDS encoding arsenate reductase ArsC, with protein sequence MKKVLFLCTGNSCRSQMAEGLARELGKGLIEPYSAGLMPAGVNPRSIAVMKEIGIDISNQKSKAIDGELLRKMDVVITLCGNAEESCPWTPPEIKRIHWPIKDPVGTIGTEEKIMTEFRRARDEIKEKIVNYLSLNLSE encoded by the coding sequence ATGAAAAAGGTACTGTTTCTCTGTACTGGTAATTCATGCCGTAGCCAGATGGCAGAAGGGCTTGCAAGGGAACTTGGTAAGGGTTTGATTGAACCCTATAGTGCCGGGCTTATGCCTGCTGGAGTCAACCCAAGATCTATTGCAGTTATGAAAGAGATAGGAATTGACATCTCAAACCAAAAATCAAAGGCAATAGATGGGGAACTCTTAAGAAAAATGGATGTAGTCATAACATTGTGTGGAAATGCTGAGGAGTCCTGCCCATGGACACCACCTGAGATAAAACGCATCCACTGGCCCATCAAAGATCCTGTTGGAACTATCGGCACAGAGGAAAAGATAATGACTGAGTTCCGAAGGGCAAGGGATGAGATAAAAGAGAAAATAGTGAACTACCTGTCTCTAAACCTATCTGAATAA